The following proteins are encoded in a genomic region of Mycobacterium sp. 155:
- a CDS encoding FAD-binding protein: MMWDDEFDVVCCGSGFGALACAVAAADAGLDVLIVQPGIEYRHGGEDSVVPLLAAGIEDPETREYFDALSADLGSSEPADAQLTVRSATDLVPAKPGGLVAPFYGARLRDWASECLHSPYGVLYTRLTGRQTTAMKTHSGEEIEVKVVGSLTPDSTGAATALSDWLTAQIRNREIPTYESSALNRIVFEEGEIVGVVIDTPDGRQAIRARHGVAVDTLSQPGVLTGGVFPADEPGRRLQVWLVGHSASRFARVELFAADVAADSISLAYCRSPRVHDGLRDAGRSHVRHWRKTHRNPPLG, translated from the coding sequence ATGATGTGGGACGACGAATTTGATGTAGTTTGCTGTGGTTCCGGGTTCGGTGCATTGGCGTGCGCTGTCGCCGCGGCCGACGCTGGATTGGACGTACTCATCGTGCAGCCCGGCATCGAATATCGGCATGGTGGCGAAGATTCCGTCGTTCCACTGTTGGCTGCCGGCATCGAGGATCCGGAGACGCGGGAGTACTTCGACGCACTATCGGCTGACCTGGGATCCTCCGAACCAGCTGATGCCCAACTGACGGTTCGGTCCGCCACCGACCTGGTACCGGCAAAGCCCGGCGGCCTGGTCGCGCCGTTCTACGGCGCTCGCCTGCGTGACTGGGCTTCGGAGTGTCTGCACTCGCCCTACGGTGTGCTCTACACCCGGCTGACCGGCAGGCAGACCACGGCGATGAAGACCCATTCGGGTGAGGAAATCGAGGTCAAGGTCGTCGGCTCGCTGACACCCGACAGCACCGGCGCCGCGACAGCGCTCAGCGATTGGTTGACCGCCCAGATCCGAAACCGTGAGATTCCGACATACGAGAGCAGCGCGCTCAATCGCATCGTGTTCGAGGAGGGCGAGATCGTCGGTGTGGTGATCGACACCCCGGATGGCCGACAAGCTATCCGGGCCCGGCATGGTGTGGCGGTTGACACGCTCAGCCAGCCGGGCGTCCTGACGGGCGGCGTGTTCCCGGCCGACGAGCCGGGTCGGCGGCTGCAGGTGTGGCTGGTCGGGCACAGTGCCAGCCGCTTCGCCCGGGTCGAGTTGTTCGCCGCCGACGTCGCTGCGGATTCGATTTCATTGGCGTACTGCAGATCCCCCCGGGTGCACGATGGGCTCCGGGATGCGGGCCGCTCACATGTGCGGCACTGGCGGAAAACGCACCGAAACCCGCCCCTTGGCTAG
- a CDS encoding Rv1355c family protein → MNHNIDDSSDGNAVIIEADDPSDMLAGLLADPHITVIDTCRRQREALRELTPAPEADVLDEPTSWAYYPWRRSVVHILGPMGFRRLRLDRNRNLISAEEDRRLARLRVGVIGLSVGHAIAYALASEGLCGELRLTDFDELELPNLNRVPASVFDLGVNKAVVAARRIAELDPYLRVRIDRDGASSDTIDEFLRGLDVVIEECDSLDAKVLIREAARAHRLPVLMATADRGLLDVERFDLDAERPLLHGLLGTVDTTALADLSSKDKVPHVLRLLDAAELSPRMAASLVEVGKTLTTWPQLAGEVQLGATVVAEAVRRIGLGEPLTSGRVRIDCGTALDEITDPFAQRTDPPVPLAAAEEPPAPTDPAGIIAVAANRAPSGGNAQPWRIDSTGDTVNLRLATEYTTAMDVGFRGSAVALGAAMFNARVAAASQGRTGEPAWHRGDEGTPLVGTLALAAGHAPELAQLYEPMLQRETTRARGSRAPIAADILDALSAAARAEGAAAHILATAAEVKRAAHILAEADRIRYLTPTLHREMFSELRWPGDPDPDTGLDVTSLGLDPTDLVLLDILRRPEVMARLADWDAGSALGDDTYERVTSSSAVAVVAVRGQRLTDYARAGSAVQALWVKAQQYGVAVQPVSPVFLYAHSDEDRQRLSRAHAGELWDLQYAFRQLTATEHDERQALVLRLFFAPRPLVRSRRRPLPLVHEPIHG, encoded by the coding sequence ATGAACCACAATATCGACGACTCTTCAGACGGCAACGCAGTCATCATCGAGGCTGACGATCCGTCGGACATGCTGGCGGGTCTACTGGCAGATCCCCACATCACCGTCATCGATACCTGTCGACGGCAGCGGGAGGCACTCAGAGAGCTCACCCCGGCCCCGGAGGCCGACGTCCTCGACGAACCCACATCATGGGCGTACTACCCATGGCGGCGCAGCGTGGTGCACATCCTCGGCCCCATGGGGTTCCGGCGCTTACGCCTCGACCGCAACCGCAACCTGATCAGCGCCGAGGAGGACCGGCGGCTGGCACGGCTGCGGGTCGGGGTCATCGGGCTGAGCGTGGGCCACGCCATCGCCTACGCGCTTGCCTCGGAAGGACTCTGTGGCGAGCTGCGGCTCACCGATTTCGATGAGCTGGAGTTGCCGAACCTCAACCGCGTGCCCGCGTCGGTCTTCGACCTCGGGGTGAACAAGGCCGTGGTTGCCGCGCGCCGAATTGCCGAGCTCGACCCGTACCTTCGAGTGCGCATCGACCGCGACGGCGCAAGCTCGGACACCATCGATGAGTTTCTCCGCGGACTCGACGTCGTGATCGAGGAATGCGATTCACTCGACGCGAAGGTCCTCATCCGCGAGGCAGCCCGCGCCCACCGACTGCCGGTCTTGATGGCGACCGCCGATCGGGGTCTCCTCGACGTCGAACGCTTCGACCTGGACGCCGAACGGCCCCTCCTGCATGGACTGCTGGGCACCGTCGACACCACCGCGCTGGCCGACTTGTCCAGTAAAGACAAAGTCCCCCACGTCCTGCGGTTGCTGGACGCCGCGGAATTGTCGCCGCGGATGGCAGCTTCGCTGGTCGAGGTGGGCAAGACCCTCACCACCTGGCCGCAGTTAGCCGGGGAAGTTCAGCTCGGGGCGACCGTGGTAGCCGAAGCCGTGCGGCGCATCGGGCTGGGCGAGCCCCTGACGTCCGGACGAGTTCGGATCGATTGCGGTACCGCCCTGGACGAGATCACCGATCCGTTCGCGCAGCGAACAGACCCGCCGGTGCCCCTTGCCGCGGCCGAAGAACCTCCCGCGCCGACCGATCCGGCCGGCATCATCGCGGTGGCTGCCAATCGCGCCCCCTCGGGTGGCAACGCGCAGCCATGGCGTATCGACTCGACCGGCGACACAGTGAACCTGCGGCTGGCAACCGAATACACCACTGCAATGGACGTCGGTTTCCGCGGCAGCGCCGTCGCGCTCGGAGCCGCGATGTTCAACGCCCGGGTTGCCGCGGCCTCACAAGGCCGCACTGGTGAGCCGGCATGGCATCGAGGAGACGAAGGGACGCCGTTGGTGGGCACCCTGGCGCTGGCCGCCGGGCACGCACCGGAACTGGCGCAGTTATACGAACCAATGCTGCAACGTGAGACCACCCGCGCGCGTGGATCCAGAGCACCCATTGCCGCCGACATCCTCGACGCGCTGAGCGCCGCAGCGCGCGCCGAGGGCGCCGCAGCCCACATCCTGGCCACCGCTGCCGAAGTCAAACGCGCGGCGCACATTCTCGCTGAGGCCGACCGGATCCGGTATCTGACCCCCACGTTGCACCGCGAGATGTTCTCCGAACTGCGCTGGCCCGGCGACCCGGATCCGGACACGGGGCTCGACGTGACCTCGCTCGGTCTGGATCCGACCGACCTGGTGTTACTGGACATCCTGCGCCGGCCGGAGGTGATGGCTCGACTTGCCGACTGGGACGCCGGCTCTGCGCTCGGAGACGACACCTACGAGCGGGTGACGTCGAGTTCTGCCGTCGCGGTCGTCGCGGTGCGGGGCCAACGGCTGACCGACTACGCCCGGGCCGGTTCGGCGGTGCAGGCGCTGTGGGTGAAGGCCCAGCAATACGGGGTCGCGGTCCAGCCGGTGTCACCGGTATTCCTCTATGCCCACAGCGACGAAGACCGTCAGCGGCTATCCCGTGCCCATGCCGGAGAACTGTGGGATCTGCAGTACGCTTTCCGCCAGTTGACGGCGACAGAACACGACGAGCGCCAGGCGTTGGTGCTCAGGTTGTTCTTTGCGCCGCGCCCACTGGTACGCAGCCGGCGCAGGCCGCTGCCGCTGGTCCACGAGCCGATACATGGCTGA
- a CDS encoding EAL domain-containing protein, whose product MAEASPEVGVPRSLELVVTSVATQLMAVNAATAAAVSQQVLADLVSYFDVDVSFLRHNDHLAHTTKLIAEWPPRPVDALTDPIAVVRFADADPVFAMAENLKEPAVFRPEPATDDYQRTIEAGRHIPSTSMASVPLLSGEVTTGVLGFVKFGDREWLPEELNALKAIASLFAQVQARIAAEDRLRYLADHDHLTGLYNRRALLAHLDDRLAPGQPGPVSVMFLDLDRLKAINDYLGHTAGDAFIRILARRLQEGDDEPQLIARLGGDEFVVVPAAPMPVKAAEALAYQLQSMLRERVTVDGEMLTRTVSIGVAEGIPGRDSTSDLLSRADQAVLTAKNAGGNQVAVFSDAMALEIDFRNDIELHLQNVIEDGSLVLHYLPEIDMRTGEVLAAEALVRWQHPTRGLLAPDSFIGVAESINLAGELGRWVLRTACAEFARWRANGLGRRILLRINVSPVQLVTEGFVDSVASIMAEFGLPRGSVCLEITESVVVQDIETTRRTLFGLQHVGVHVAIDDFGTGYSALSLLKSLPVDTLKIDRSFVAELGSNPGDLPIVRAVIALAGAFGLQLVAEGVETETAALTLLRHGCYRAQGFLLSRPISGGEMERLLAKGRVSVRFPPVPHM is encoded by the coding sequence ATGGCTGAGGCGAGTCCGGAGGTTGGTGTGCCACGCAGCCTGGAATTGGTTGTCACATCGGTCGCCACACAGCTGATGGCGGTCAACGCCGCCACCGCCGCGGCAGTCAGCCAGCAGGTACTGGCCGACCTGGTGTCGTATTTCGACGTCGACGTGAGTTTCCTGCGACATAACGATCACCTGGCTCACACCACAAAGCTGATCGCCGAGTGGCCGCCGCGGCCGGTGGACGCCCTCACCGATCCCATCGCGGTCGTTCGGTTCGCCGACGCCGACCCGGTGTTCGCGATGGCCGAGAACCTGAAGGAACCGGCCGTTTTCCGGCCCGAACCCGCCACCGACGATTACCAGCGAACCATCGAGGCGGGCCGCCATATTCCGAGCACCTCGATGGCATCCGTGCCACTGCTCTCCGGCGAGGTCACCACCGGTGTCCTCGGCTTCGTCAAGTTCGGCGACCGAGAATGGCTGCCCGAGGAACTCAACGCGCTAAAGGCGATTGCCTCGTTGTTCGCCCAGGTGCAGGCCCGCATCGCCGCCGAGGACCGACTGCGCTACCTGGCCGATCACGACCATCTCACGGGGTTGTACAACCGTAGGGCGCTGTTGGCTCACCTCGATGACCGGCTTGCGCCCGGTCAACCAGGCCCGGTTTCGGTGATGTTCCTGGATCTGGACCGGCTCAAAGCGATCAACGACTATCTGGGCCACACCGCCGGGGATGCGTTCATCAGAATTCTTGCGCGGCGCCTGCAGGAAGGCGACGACGAGCCGCAACTCATCGCACGCCTCGGCGGTGACGAGTTCGTCGTAGTCCCGGCGGCCCCAATGCCGGTCAAAGCTGCTGAGGCATTGGCCTATCAGCTGCAATCGATGCTGCGCGAACGGGTGACAGTCGACGGTGAGATGCTCACCCGGACCGTGAGCATCGGTGTGGCGGAGGGAATACCGGGCCGGGACTCCACCTCGGACCTGCTCAGCCGCGCTGATCAGGCCGTGCTGACTGCCAAGAACGCCGGCGGCAACCAGGTGGCGGTGTTCTCCGATGCGATGGCGCTGGAGATCGATTTCCGCAACGACATCGAACTGCACCTGCAGAACGTGATCGAGGACGGATCGCTGGTGCTGCACTACCTGCCCGAAATCGACATGCGTACCGGTGAGGTGCTCGCAGCCGAGGCGTTGGTCCGGTGGCAACACCCGACGCGTGGCCTGCTCGCGCCGGATTCATTCATCGGCGTCGCCGAGTCGATCAACCTCGCAGGCGAATTAGGGCGATGGGTGTTGCGCACCGCCTGCGCCGAGTTTGCCCGGTGGCGTGCGAACGGGCTCGGCCGGCGCATCCTGTTACGGATCAACGTCTCCCCCGTGCAGTTGGTAACTGAGGGCTTCGTCGACTCGGTGGCCAGCATCATGGCCGAATTCGGGCTGCCTCGCGGATCGGTCTGTCTGGAAATCACCGAAAGCGTGGTGGTTCAGGACATCGAGACCACTCGCCGCACCCTGTTCGGCCTGCAGCACGTGGGCGTCCACGTGGCGATCGATGATTTCGGCACGGGCTACAGCGCGCTGTCTCTCTTGAAATCGCTACCGGTCGACACGCTCAAGATCGACCGGAGCTTTGTGGCCGAACTCGGCTCGAACCCGGGTGATCTGCCGATCGTCCGGGCTGTGATCGCGCTCGCCGGCGCCTTCGGTCTGCAACTTGTCGCCGAGGGCGTGGAGACAGAGACCGCCGCGCTCACCCTGCTACGGCACGGCTGTTATCGCGCGCAGGGATTCCTGCTGTCCAGACCGATATCAGGTGGTGAAATGGAGCGGCTGCTAGCCAAGGGGCGGGTTTCGGTGCGTTTTCCGCCAGTGCCGCACATGTGA
- a CDS encoding PAS domain S-box protein yields MTTLQQMPALVILERFPVPVLAIAEDGSILFANSAFAEMVGRSAESVKALKFAQIFHSLPDDESAVSVVRANADLVVDLVHQDGSLVRARMSKSALLRGDDPLALATFQDLTEQLWVEEL; encoded by the coding sequence ATGACAACGTTGCAGCAAATGCCGGCGTTGGTCATCTTGGAGCGGTTCCCGGTTCCGGTGCTCGCCATCGCGGAGGACGGCAGCATTCTCTTCGCGAACAGCGCATTCGCCGAAATGGTGGGCCGCAGCGCGGAATCGGTAAAAGCCCTGAAGTTCGCCCAGATTTTTCATTCACTGCCCGATGACGAGTCAGCGGTATCTGTCGTGCGGGCCAATGCCGACCTGGTCGTAGACCTTGTGCACCAGGACGGTTCGCTCGTGCGGGCGCGAATGAGCAAGTCCGCATTGCTCCGCGGGGACGATCCGTTGGCGCTGGCGACGTTCCAAGATCTCACCGAACAGCTGTGGGTGGAGGAGTTGTAG
- a CDS encoding ScbR family autoregulator-binding transcription factor, producing MARQARSELTRRKIIDAAVDLFSEIGYPAAGLGEIIERAELTKGAFYYHFDAKETLAAAIIEEAGARTLATFRAITASSSPALENLVHGLFMVTDFTASDKLTWIGMQLMRTFSGLNEAPGRVYGSWLEELTQQVEQAGTEGDLRSHLNPKSAAEVILSSLLGAEALSQATATGTDLRQRVAFIWELLLPAIVSDESRGYFGEFLARESLRRSPEAGR from the coding sequence ATGGCACGCCAGGCCCGCTCAGAGCTCACCCGCCGCAAGATCATCGACGCCGCTGTCGATCTGTTCAGTGAAATCGGCTATCCCGCTGCTGGATTAGGTGAGATCATCGAGCGCGCCGAGCTGACCAAGGGGGCCTTCTACTACCACTTCGACGCCAAGGAGACGTTGGCCGCAGCCATCATCGAGGAGGCCGGCGCGCGCACGTTGGCGACGTTCCGCGCCATCACCGCATCATCGTCGCCTGCGCTGGAGAACCTAGTACACGGGCTGTTCATGGTGACCGACTTCACCGCCTCTGACAAGCTCACCTGGATCGGCATGCAACTGATGCGCACCTTCAGCGGTCTCAACGAGGCGCCCGGCCGGGTCTACGGGAGCTGGCTCGAAGAGCTCACCCAGCAGGTCGAGCAGGCCGGTACGGAAGGCGACCTCCGCAGCCACCTGAACCCCAAGAGCGCCGCCGAAGTGATCCTGAGCTCTTTACTCGGGGCAGAGGCACTGTCCCAAGCCACCGCAACCGGCACCGATCTGCGGCAGCGTGTGGCGTTCATCTGGGAGCTGCTGCTGCCCGCCATCGTGAGCGACGAGTCGCGTGGCTACTTCGGGGAGTTTCTGGCACGCGAGTCCCTGCGCCGGTCACCGGAGGCAGGCAGGTAG
- the helR gene encoding RNA polymerase recycling motor ATPase HelR has translation MSKYEDELRSEREYIAGLYARLDNERAEANRRYKAALSSPIDPQNGSTLVERDAEVRAMAKEMQRLDVADYGLCFGRLQTLDDEHLYIGRLGLLDSQNDYEPLLLDWRAPLARAFYVATAASPEGMLRRRQFHTRGRKVIDFTDETLGRPTGAELGEERDGPGDAALLAAVNAPRGEGMRDIVATIQAEQDAIIRLEHPGVLVIEGGPGTGKTVVALHRVAYLLYTQRKQMERHGVLVVGPSPEFLNHIGRVLPSLGESQAVFMTTGDFVPGLSVRAEDSPDAARLKGSLKMLDVLAAAVADRQELPADPIPIELSDVTARIDAATAEWAREEARKTGLPHNEARAEFIDVVTYVLTERAVARIGKGWLTRDDKHAWAQMRADVVNELEDHEQFTAALNRLWPILTPEDVLVQLYTSRERLSAAGADDALYRTDGAAWTVSDVPLLDELVDLLGRDRAADEAAERQRKEEAAYAAGVLDLMVDREDLMDDEDHLLAADLLDAEQLAERFQEQDNRELAERAAAERDWTYGHVVVDEAQELSEMDWRVLMRRCPRRSFTIVGDLAQRRSAAGATSWGSMLEPYVPAETTGTNRAGRWVYRALSVNYRTPAEIMEVAAALLAEFAPRVQPPESVRACGVKPWSRQVADDELAVAIEEFVQDEAGSEGTSVVIGPPGVPGTVPPSATKGLEFDAVLVVEPQRILADGPRGAAELYVALTRATQRLGVLHRDPLPAALAGLAERR, from the coding sequence ATGTCAAAGTACGAAGACGAACTGCGGTCCGAGCGGGAATACATTGCCGGGCTGTATGCGCGCCTGGACAACGAGCGTGCCGAGGCCAACCGGCGTTACAAGGCGGCTTTGAGCAGCCCCATCGACCCCCAGAACGGCAGCACGCTCGTCGAACGTGACGCCGAAGTGCGCGCGATGGCCAAGGAGATGCAGCGGTTGGATGTTGCCGACTACGGTCTGTGCTTCGGTCGGCTCCAGACGCTGGACGACGAACATCTCTACATCGGGCGCCTTGGTCTGCTGGACAGCCAGAACGACTACGAACCGTTGCTGCTTGACTGGCGGGCTCCACTGGCGCGGGCCTTTTACGTCGCGACCGCGGCCAGTCCGGAGGGGATGCTGCGCCGTCGGCAGTTCCACACTCGCGGACGTAAGGTGATCGACTTCACCGACGAGACGCTGGGCCGTCCGACCGGGGCCGAGCTCGGTGAGGAGCGCGACGGCCCGGGAGATGCGGCTCTGCTGGCCGCAGTCAACGCTCCGCGGGGTGAGGGGATGCGCGACATCGTCGCGACGATCCAAGCCGAGCAGGATGCGATTATCCGACTCGAACACCCCGGCGTCCTCGTGATCGAGGGCGGCCCGGGTACTGGGAAAACGGTGGTCGCCCTGCACCGGGTGGCCTATTTGCTCTACACACAGCGCAAGCAGATGGAACGCCACGGTGTGCTCGTGGTCGGCCCCAGTCCGGAATTCCTGAATCACATCGGGCGGGTGCTGCCTTCGCTGGGGGAGTCCCAGGCGGTGTTCATGACCACCGGTGACTTCGTCCCCGGCCTCAGTGTGCGTGCCGAGGACAGCCCGGACGCCGCGCGGTTGAAGGGGTCGTTGAAGATGCTCGACGTGCTCGCTGCGGCGGTGGCCGATCGCCAGGAGCTGCCGGCGGATCCGATACCCATCGAGCTCTCCGACGTCACCGCGCGGATCGACGCCGCGACCGCGGAGTGGGCCAGGGAGGAGGCGCGCAAGACCGGTCTGCCGCACAACGAGGCCCGTGCCGAGTTCATCGACGTTGTCACCTACGTGCTCACCGAACGGGCTGTCGCCCGGATCGGGAAGGGCTGGCTGACCCGCGACGACAAGCACGCGTGGGCACAGATGCGTGCTGACGTGGTGAACGAGCTCGAGGACCACGAGCAGTTCACCGCTGCACTGAATCGCCTGTGGCCGATCCTCACCCCGGAAGACGTTCTGGTGCAGCTGTATACCTCACGCGAGCGGCTGAGTGCAGCGGGAGCCGACGACGCCCTGTACCGGACCGATGGCGCCGCATGGACAGTGTCCGATGTGCCGTTGCTCGATGAATTGGTTGATCTGCTGGGCCGCGACAGGGCGGCCGACGAGGCCGCCGAGCGGCAGCGGAAGGAGGAGGCTGCCTACGCGGCAGGGGTGCTCGACCTTATGGTCGACCGTGAGGACCTCATGGACGACGAGGACCACCTGTTGGCCGCGGACCTGCTCGACGCCGAGCAATTGGCGGAGCGTTTCCAAGAGCAGGACAATCGTGAACTCGCCGAACGTGCTGCCGCGGAACGTGATTGGACCTACGGACACGTGGTGGTCGATGAGGCGCAGGAACTGTCCGAGATGGACTGGCGGGTGTTGATGCGCCGCTGCCCCCGGCGATCGTTCACTATCGTCGGTGATCTCGCCCAGCGCCGCTCGGCCGCGGGGGCGACGTCATGGGGATCGATGCTCGAACCGTATGTGCCGGCGGAAACCACGGGCACCAACCGGGCAGGTCGTTGGGTCTATCGGGCACTGTCGGTGAACTACCGCACCCCGGCGGAGATCATGGAGGTCGCCGCCGCGTTGCTGGCCGAGTTCGCCCCGCGTGTCCAGCCGCCGGAGTCGGTCCGGGCATGCGGTGTGAAACCGTGGTCACGCCAGGTCGCTGACGATGAATTGGCGGTTGCCATCGAGGAATTCGTGCAAGACGAGGCTGGGTCCGAAGGCACGAGTGTGGTGATCGGACCACCGGGGGTGCCGGGCACGGTACCGCCGTCGGCGACCAAGGGATTGGAATTCGACGCGGTCCTCGTGGTGGAGCCGCAGCGGATCCTGGCGGACGGGCCGCGCGGTGCGGCCGAGCTTTACGTCGCACTCACCCGTGCCACGCAGCGTCTCGGTGTCCTGCACCGGGATCCTCTACCGGCGGCGCTGGCAGGTCTGGCCGAGCGCCGGTGA
- a CDS encoding TetR/AcrR family transcriptional regulator, which translates to MTEQLDRRADVTRLQILQAAARQFAHKPYSAVSLDDILADAAVTKGALYFHFRSKYALASSIVEHRAQLAREQVREVLARNLSAVETLVDISYQVTVDDIGETMARAAGNLLESVGRTDRLGPQVLEPWIAGYAKIVRRGIEEGDFVDGTDPHVAATLLVSMQLGIRQTSDLDDPQRFLIDLEQAWKSMLPGLANPNRLGYLDQFVKRRTIVALKKALASKPAKAELDADSAAGSA; encoded by the coding sequence GTGACTGAGCAGCTCGACCGACGGGCCGACGTCACCCGACTTCAGATCCTGCAGGCGGCGGCACGCCAATTCGCGCACAAGCCGTACAGTGCGGTGAGCCTCGACGACATCCTCGCCGATGCCGCGGTCACCAAGGGAGCGCTGTACTTCCATTTCCGGTCCAAGTACGCGCTGGCGTCCTCGATCGTCGAACACCGCGCTCAACTGGCCCGCGAACAGGTCCGTGAAGTGCTGGCCCGCAACCTGTCCGCGGTGGAGACGCTGGTCGACATCTCCTATCAGGTGACCGTCGACGACATCGGCGAGACAATGGCGCGTGCGGCCGGGAACCTGCTGGAGTCGGTCGGCCGGACCGACAGGCTCGGACCGCAAGTGCTGGAGCCCTGGATCGCCGGATACGCAAAAATCGTCCGCCGCGGTATCGAGGAGGGTGATTTCGTCGACGGTACCGATCCGCACGTCGCTGCGACGCTGTTGGTTTCGATGCAGCTCGGTATCCGCCAGACCAGTGATCTGGACGACCCACAACGGTTTCTCATCGATCTCGAGCAGGCGTGGAAATCGATGCTGCCCGGCCTCGCGAACCCGAATCGGCTCGGGTATCTGGACCAGTTCGTCAAGCGCCGCACCATCGTGGCACTCAAGAAGGCCCTTGCTAGCAAACCCGCCAAGGCCGAACTCGATGCGGATTCGGCCGCCGGGTCGGCCTGA